One part of the Thermoanaerobacterium sp. CMT5567-10 genome encodes these proteins:
- a CDS encoding peptide ABC transporter substrate-binding protein: MKRRNWLALLLTLVLALSALLAGCSANNNGTQSKSNSDTSKQTAKTDEQVINLNLRADPPNLNPFTSTDMASFDVLNDVLDGLVRYDKNGEIKPGSGLAKSWDISSDGLTYTFHLKDGIKWSDGNPITAQDFEYSWKKVLDPKTASQYAYQFFYIQGAEEYNSGNGTADQVGIKALDDKTLQVKLKSPAPQFLGLTAFGTYLPQEKSFVEKIGVDKLGSSPDTLVYSGPFVIKEWNHDQSVVLEKNPNYWDKDSVKLEKVNFLIIKDANTQAQNYDNGTLDQMRVPSDLMEKYKNTKEFSVKPVAGNWYIQFNDKKGIFKNVNIRKAFTLAINRKAFTEQVLKDGSIPAMSIVPPGVPGYNNEDFIKQDGAPFFKDNDVQAAKDYLNKGLKELGLTKLPTITFTADDTTGAKKASEALQQMWKQNLGADVQLKNEAFKIRIDDMNKGNFDMVLAGWSADYNDPMTFLDMWETDNGNNTAFYSNPEYDKLIDQAKVTGDLKQRNDYMIQAEKIAMDDMAIGPLYFQAYALVTKSYVKDLIVPTFGTEWELKWTYIEGKNK, translated from the coding sequence ATGAAAAGAAGAAATTGGTTAGCATTATTGTTGACATTAGTATTAGCTCTGTCAGCATTGTTGGCAGGATGCTCAGCAAATAATAATGGTACACAAAGCAAAAGCAATAGTGATACAAGCAAACAAACAGCAAAAACTGATGAGCAAGTTATAAATCTAAATTTAAGAGCTGATCCACCTAACTTAAATCCTTTCACTTCTACAGATATGGCATCATTTGACGTTTTAAATGATGTCTTAGATGGCTTAGTAAGGTATGATAAAAATGGAGAAATCAAGCCGGGTTCAGGTCTTGCAAAGAGCTGGGACATATCAAGTGATGGTCTCACTTATACATTCCACTTGAAAGATGGGATAAAGTGGAGCGATGGAAATCCAATAACAGCGCAAGATTTTGAGTATTCTTGGAAAAAAGTTTTAGATCCTAAGACAGCATCACAATATGCGTATCAATTTTTTTACATCCAAGGTGCTGAAGAATACAACTCAGGAAATGGCACGGCAGACCAAGTAGGGATAAAAGCACTTGATGATAAGACATTACAAGTTAAGTTAAAATCGCCGGCACCGCAATTTTTAGGTCTTACTGCATTTGGAACTTATTTGCCGCAGGAAAAGTCCTTTGTTGAAAAAATAGGCGTTGATAAACTGGGTAGCAGTCCTGATACATTAGTCTACAGTGGTCCCTTTGTGATTAAAGAGTGGAACCACGATCAAAGCGTTGTGTTAGAGAAAAATCCGAATTATTGGGATAAAGACAGTGTCAAGCTAGAAAAAGTTAACTTTTTAATAATAAAAGATGCAAATACACAGGCACAAAACTACGACAATGGAACACTGGATCAGATGCGCGTGCCCAGTGATTTGATGGAGAAGTATAAAAATACAAAGGAATTTTCAGTAAAGCCTGTTGCAGGAAATTGGTATATACAATTCAATGATAAAAAAGGAATATTTAAAAATGTAAACATAAGAAAAGCATTTACATTGGCAATTAATAGGAAGGCATTTACAGAGCAAGTTCTTAAAGATGGTTCAATTCCAGCGATGTCTATTGTTCCACCTGGTGTTCCGGGATATAACAATGAAGATTTTATAAAACAAGATGGTGCACCATTCTTTAAAGATAATGATGTACAGGCTGCAAAAGATTATTTGAATAAAGGGCTTAAAGAGCTTGGTTTAACGAAATTGCCGACCATAACATTTACTGCAGATGATACGACTGGTGCAAAAAAGGCGTCTGAGGCGCTTCAACAAATGTGGAAGCAAAACCTTGGCGCAGATGTACAGCTAAAGAATGAAGCATTTAAGATAAGAATTGATGATATGAATAAAGGAAATTTCGATATGGTATTGGCAGGATGGAGTGCAGATTACAATGATCCAATGACTTTCCTTGATATGTGGGAGACAGACAATGGCAATAACACTGCATTCTATAGTAATCCTGAATATGATAAGCTAATTGATCAAGCGAAGGTAACTGGGGACTTAAAACAAAGAAATGATTATATGATTCAAGCAGAAAAGATAGCAATGGATGACATGGCAATAGGTCCACTATACTTTCAAGCGTATGCATTGGTCACAAAGAGCTATGTGAAGGACTTGATTGTTCCTACATTTGGAACTGAGTGGGAACTTAAGTGGACATATATAGAGGGCAAAAACAAATAA
- a CDS encoding ABC transporter ATP-binding protein translates to MKDNVILEVKNLKKYFHVNGGILKAVDDVSFNIKRGETLGLVGESGCGKSTTGRTVIGLYEATGGSVIFDDIPVHKMNDETRRKFARKAQMIFQDPYASLNPRMTVGDIIGEGIDIHGLYTGKERRERIYNLLELVGLNREHANRFPHEFSGGQRQRIGIARAMAIEPEFIVCDEPISALDVSIQAQIVNLLMNLQEEKGLTYLFIAHDLSMVRHISDRVAVMYLGSIAELTQSGELYTNPLHPYTQALLSAVPIPDPEVERKRERIILEGDVPSPINPPSGCRFRTRCKYAMDICSEVTPPLKEVGSGHFVACHLFDK, encoded by the coding sequence GTGAAGGATAATGTGATTTTGGAAGTTAAAAATTTGAAAAAATACTTTCACGTCAACGGTGGTATATTAAAGGCTGTTGATGATGTAAGTTTTAATATAAAAAGGGGCGAGACTTTAGGTCTTGTTGGTGAGTCTGGCTGCGGCAAGTCAACTACTGGAAGAACAGTTATAGGCCTTTATGAAGCAACAGGTGGCTCAGTTATATTTGATGATATACCTGTTCATAAGATGAACGACGAGACACGAAGAAAATTTGCTAGAAAGGCGCAGATGATTTTTCAGGATCCATATGCATCGCTAAATCCTCGTATGACTGTCGGTGATATAATAGGTGAAGGAATTGACATACATGGTTTATACACTGGTAAAGAGAGGAGAGAGAGAATATACAATCTCCTTGAACTGGTTGGATTAAACCGGGAGCATGCAAATAGGTTTCCACATGAGTTCTCAGGTGGACAAAGGCAAAGGATAGGCATAGCACGAGCAATGGCAATTGAGCCAGAATTCATTGTGTGCGATGAGCCAATATCTGCTCTTGATGTTTCTATACAGGCACAGATTGTGAATTTACTTATGAATTTACAAGAGGAAAAAGGTTTGACATACCTTTTTATTGCTCATGACTTAAGCATGGTAAGGCATATAAGCGATAGAGTTGCTGTCATGTATTTAGGTTCAATTGCAGAATTGACTCAAAGCGGTGAGTTGTATACAAATCCTTTGCATCCATATACACAAGCGCTTCTTTCTGCGGTGCCAATCCCTGATCCGGAAGTTGAAAGAAAGAGAGAAAGGATCATACTGGAAGGTGATGTACCAAGTCCAATTAATCCGCCGTCAGGGTGCAGATTTAGAACCAGGTGCAAATATGCGATGGATATTTGCAGCGAAGTTACACCACCACTAAAAGAAGTAGGCAGCGGCCATTTTGTAGCATGCCATTTATTTGATAAATAA
- a CDS encoding N-acetylmuramoyl-L-alanine amidase family protein — translation MKKVIVFFALLILLSTLCISAYAYKANIVVDNKTVNYNVPDVSITVNGNKFDTGKNPPLIIDNNTIVPLRSISEGLGEKVDWDGPTQTVTVTTKDKVIKLFIGKDYATINSNKVSLSAPARLINRDTTYVPMRFLFENLGYDVKWIGDKYLIQAAKKADPPAANNVNITSFTSTYTNGTYTISVKGDGPLTYTKGSINDDSSIRIYFDFNNAINTVTSKQITIDKNGLNLAYIGQNKLQPAITRLVVNMDYSMPYTITQSQDKKEFNISFKIGQNKVSNITAAKVNNNDQIIINTDADHFNPSRYGDNKIIIDISGSTLSMPDGKLAGNIPFDGNVVTEIKYSQFDSNTVRVVAYTNIKADFSVKYTGQGIMLTVTKPDPNKKQLVYIDPGHGGSDPGAIGIDGIHEADINLAIALKLKTLLDNGGYRTMISRTTDTDVGLYDRPYQANNEGADVFVSIHSDSFGSPSANGTTVLYYPNGYNGDTRDEKTFAQIIHDNLMKQISTSDRGLSERPKLVVLNQTKMPAVLIETGFVTSPTDAQLLTDDNFQWKVAQGIYNGIVDYFDKLSNGIISTTVSDSVYKSN, via the coding sequence TTGAAGAAAGTCATAGTATTTTTTGCACTTTTGATATTGTTGTCTACACTTTGCATATCTGCCTATGCCTATAAAGCTAACATTGTTGTTGATAACAAAACTGTCAATTACAATGTACCAGATGTGTCAATAACTGTTAATGGCAATAAATTTGATACAGGAAAGAATCCTCCACTAATCATAGATAATAATACAATTGTTCCTCTTAGATCCATAAGTGAAGGGTTAGGGGAAAAAGTAGATTGGGATGGTCCAACACAGACGGTGACTGTTACTACTAAAGACAAGGTTATTAAATTGTTTATAGGTAAGGATTATGCAACAATCAATAGTAATAAAGTTTCACTGTCAGCACCGGCAAGACTCATAAATAGGGATACTACTTATGTGCCTATGAGATTTTTATTTGAAAACTTAGGCTATGATGTAAAATGGATTGGAGACAAGTATCTTATCCAAGCCGCAAAAAAAGCTGATCCCCCTGCAGCAAATAATGTAAATATTACTAGTTTTACATCCACATATACAAATGGTACATATACAATTTCAGTAAAAGGTGATGGTCCTTTAACGTATACAAAAGGTTCTATCAATGATGATAGTAGTATAAGAATTTACTTTGATTTTAATAATGCTATAAATACTGTTACAAGCAAGCAGATAACGATTGACAAAAACGGACTTAATCTAGCTTATATTGGACAGAATAAATTGCAGCCTGCCATAACGAGGCTTGTTGTTAATATGGATTATTCTATGCCGTATACAATTACACAATCTCAGGATAAAAAAGAATTTAATATATCATTTAAAATTGGACAAAATAAAGTGTCAAATATAACAGCGGCGAAGGTTAATAATAATGATCAAATAATAATTAATACAGATGCAGATCATTTCAATCCATCAAGATATGGCGATAATAAAATTATTATTGATATTTCGGGATCAACTTTAAGTATGCCCGATGGGAAGCTAGCTGGAAATATTCCTTTTGATGGTAATGTTGTGACAGAAATAAAGTATTCCCAATTTGATTCAAATACAGTTAGAGTTGTAGCGTATACAAACATAAAAGCAGATTTCAGTGTTAAATATACAGGGCAGGGTATAATGCTGACTGTTACAAAGCCGGATCCTAATAAAAAACAACTGGTGTATATTGATCCTGGGCATGGTGGATCTGATCCAGGCGCTATAGGTATTGATGGGATCCATGAGGCTGACATTAATCTTGCCATAGCTCTGAAATTAAAAACGCTTCTCGATAATGGTGGATACCGAACTATGATTTCAAGGACAACTGATACTGATGTTGGACTATATGATAGACCATATCAGGCTAATAATGAAGGTGCTGATGTTTTCGTCAGTATTCATTCAGATTCTTTTGGTTCACCATCTGCAAATGGTACGACGGTTTTGTACTATCCAAATGGGTACAATGGAGATACCAGAGATGAAAAAACATTTGCTCAAATAATACATGATAATTTGATGAAGCAAATAAGCACAAGCGACAGAGGGCTATCTGAAAGGCCAAAGCTTGTAGTGCTTAATCAGACTAAGATGCCTGCAGTTTTGATAGAAACGGGGTTTGTGACTAGTCCCACAGATGCTCAACTTTTAACAGATGATAATTTTCAATGGAAAGTCGCTCAAGGTATATATAATGGTATCGTGGATTATTTTGACAAGCTGTCAAACGGCATTATAAGCACGACAGTTTCTGATTCAGTATATAAAAGCAATTAA
- the gatB gene encoding Asp-tRNA(Asn)/Glu-tRNA(Gln) amidotransferase subunit GatB, translated as MNYEAVIGLEVHAELLTKTKIFCSCTTEFGGEPNTHVCPVCLGLPGTLPVLNKKVVEYAVKAGLALNCEISKFSKMDRKNYFYPDLPKAYQISQYDLPLCKNGYVEIETSDGVKKKIGLTRIHIEEDAGKLMHENIDGSLVDYNRTGVPLIEIVSEPDMRTPEEAYLYLTKLKSVLEYSEVSDCKMQEGSLRVDTNVSVRPVGSNEFGTKIELKNLNSFKAVQRALEYEIKRQIKLIENREKIVQETRRWNEQKGVTESMRSKEEAHDYRYFPEPDLVPIIVSDEWKEEIRKSLPEMPEYKKERFVSQYGIPEYDASVITSSKPLADFFEKCALEYSSAKIISNWIMGEMMRLLKETGKEIDEVPIKPHQMASLLNLIDNGTITGSIAKTVFEDMFMTGKNPEEIVEEKGLKQLSNEDELREIAIKVIKDNPKSVEDYKNGKDKAIGFLVGQMMKATKGKANPQLANKLLKEELSK; from the coding sequence ATGAATTATGAAGCAGTTATAGGTCTTGAAGTACATGCTGAGCTTCTTACAAAGACGAAGATTTTTTGCAGTTGTACAACGGAGTTTGGCGGTGAACCTAATACACATGTTTGTCCTGTGTGCTTAGGACTACCAGGTACTTTGCCTGTTTTAAATAAAAAAGTAGTAGAGTATGCCGTAAAGGCAGGACTTGCCTTAAACTGCGAAATATCCAAATTTAGTAAAATGGATAGAAAAAATTATTTTTATCCAGATTTGCCGAAAGCGTATCAGATTTCACAGTATGACCTTCCTTTGTGTAAAAACGGATATGTGGAGATTGAAACATCGGATGGTGTTAAAAAGAAAATCGGCTTAACAAGGATACATATTGAAGAAGATGCAGGTAAGTTAATGCATGAAAACATTGATGGCTCTTTAGTAGATTACAACAGGACTGGTGTCCCACTTATAGAGATAGTGTCTGAGCCTGATATGAGGACGCCAGAAGAAGCTTATCTTTATTTGACGAAGCTTAAAAGCGTTCTTGAGTATTCTGAAGTATCAGACTGCAAAATGCAGGAAGGTTCTCTCAGAGTCGATACAAATGTATCGGTGCGACCTGTAGGCAGCAATGAATTTGGAACGAAAATCGAGCTTAAAAACCTTAATTCATTTAAAGCTGTTCAAAGGGCATTAGAATACGAAATTAAAAGGCAGATAAAGCTAATTGAGAATCGAGAGAAAATTGTGCAGGAAACTCGCCGTTGGAATGAGCAGAAAGGCGTTACAGAGTCTATGCGCTCAAAAGAAGAAGCACATGACTATAGGTATTTCCCAGAACCTGATCTCGTACCTATAATAGTATCTGATGAATGGAAAGAAGAGATAAGAAAATCGCTTCCAGAAATGCCTGAGTATAAGAAAGAAAGGTTTGTTTCACAATATGGAATTCCAGAGTACGATGCATCTGTAATAACATCGTCGAAGCCATTGGCTGATTTCTTTGAAAAGTGCGCTTTGGAGTACTCATCGGCAAAGATAATAAGCAATTGGATAATGGGGGAAATGATGAGGCTTTTAAAGGAGACTGGAAAAGAAATTGATGAAGTGCCGATTAAGCCCCATCAGATGGCTTCTCTTCTAAATCTTATAGATAATGGTACCATAACCGGATCGATAGCTAAGACTGTATTTGAAGATATGTTTATGACAGGTAAGAATCCAGAAGAGATCGTAGAGGAGAAAGGCTTAAAACAGTTAAGCAACGAGGATGAGTTGAGAGAAATTGCTATAAAAGTCATAAAAGACAATCCTAAGTCTGTTGAAGATTATAAAAATGGTAAAGACAAAGCGATAGGTTTCCTTGTAGGGCAAATGATGAAAGCTACTAAAGGCAAAGCAAATCCGCAACTGGCAAATAAACTTTTGAAGGAAGAACTTTCAAAATAA
- a CDS encoding ABC transporter permease — MVDISKDEFEIIGANASESQSIVRPSISYWQDAWRRLKMNKVAMASLVFLIFLVLMAIFGPYMRPFDYAHQDLFNTNKPFSKVHWFGTDYLGRDLFVRVWMGARVSLFIGVTIAFLDAVICVTYGGIAGYFGGQVDNIMMRIVDILYGIPYLILVILLMVVMGQGLWTIITAMVMTGWVGMARIVRGQVLQLKEQEFVLAAKTLGASPGRIILRHLIPNALGPIIVSMTFDVPNAIFSEAFLSYIGLGIRAPLASWGTLANDATQVLLMYPMQLFIPGFFISVTMLAFNMLGDGLRDALDPRLRR, encoded by the coding sequence ATGGTGGATATAAGCAAGGATGAGTTTGAGATAATTGGTGCTAATGCTTCTGAAAGCCAGTCTATAGTAAGACCAAGTATTAGTTACTGGCAGGATGCATGGCGAAGGCTAAAAATGAATAAGGTTGCTATGGCTTCTTTAGTTTTTCTGATTTTTCTTGTTTTAATGGCTATATTTGGACCATACATGAGGCCGTTTGACTATGCACATCAAGACTTGTTTAACACAAATAAACCTTTTTCTAAAGTTCATTGGTTTGGCACAGACTATCTTGGAAGAGATTTATTTGTAAGAGTTTGGATGGGTGCTAGAGTATCATTATTTATAGGTGTCACAATTGCCTTTCTTGATGCGGTTATCTGCGTTACTTACGGTGGCATAGCAGGGTATTTTGGTGGTCAAGTCGATAATATAATGATGCGCATTGTTGATATACTTTATGGCATACCGTACTTGATACTTGTAATACTTTTGATGGTTGTCATGGGCCAAGGTTTGTGGACCATAATAACTGCAATGGTCATGACAGGTTGGGTAGGTATGGCAAGGATTGTTAGAGGCCAAGTACTGCAGCTTAAAGAGCAGGAGTTTGTCTTGGCGGCCAAAACGCTTGGAGCAAGTCCTGGCAGAATAATATTAAGACATTTGATACCAAATGCATTGGGACCAATAATTGTTTCAATGACATTTGATGTTCCAAATGCTATTTTTTCTGAGGCTTTTTTGAGTTATATAGGCCTTGGCATAAGAGCACCACTTGCAAGTTGGGGTACTCTTGCAAATGATGCAACACAGGTTTTGCTTATGTATCCTATGCAGCTTTTTATACCTGGATTTTTTATAAGTGTTACAATGCTTGCGTTTAATATGCTTGGTGATGGTTTGAGAGATGCTCTCGACCCGAGACTTCGCCGCTAA
- a CDS encoding peptide ABC transporter substrate-binding protein, giving the protein MKGYKKILIIGLAMLIALSAVLAGCGGSASNSASNSGNDKQVLNLNLTQEPPTLDPQKATDVVSIDILTEILDGLTRYDKDGKIKPGSGLAKSWDISNDGLTYTFHLRDAKWSDGDPITAQDFEYAWKRALDPNTASQYAYQLFYIKGAEEYNSGKGSADQVAVKALDDKTLQVTLKAPTPQFLGLTSFVTYLPLEKSVYEKYGDKVGTDPDKLVYSGPFVISQWNHEQSIILKKNKDYWDSSSVKLQTVNFSMIKDNNTLVQNYDNNTLDSIFVPGDYIDKYKNSNEYSDKALATNWYVQFNTKSPVFKNADIRKAFTLAIDRKAFVEQVTKDGSIPAEAVVPPGVPGYNGDFRKEAGETYFKDNDVAQAKELLKKGMAELGLSKLPTITLLGDDTDNAKKYDQALQQMWKQNLGVNVQIQNVAFKVRIDMMNKGNYDMVFAGWGADYNDPLTFLDMWETNNGNNTAFYSNPEYDKLIDEAKVNGDLKSRNDQLIQAEKILMNDMPIGPVYFRARAFVVKPYVKDLYFPTFGSDWEFKWAYIQNN; this is encoded by the coding sequence ATGAAAGGATATAAGAAGATTCTCATAATTGGTTTGGCTATGTTAATCGCACTGAGTGCAGTACTAGCAGGTTGTGGGGGGAGTGCTTCAAACAGTGCATCAAATAGCGGAAACGATAAACAAGTATTGAATCTTAATTTAACTCAAGAACCACCTACACTCGATCCGCAAAAGGCGACGGATGTGGTTTCTATTGATATATTAACAGAAATATTAGATGGTTTGACAAGGTACGACAAAGATGGAAAAATAAAGCCTGGTTCAGGCCTTGCTAAGAGCTGGGATATTTCAAATGATGGACTTACTTATACATTTCACTTAAGAGATGCAAAATGGAGCGATGGGGATCCAATAACAGCACAAGATTTTGAATACGCTTGGAAAAGGGCATTGGATCCTAATACAGCTTCACAATATGCATATCAACTATTCTATATAAAAGGCGCAGAAGAATATAATTCAGGAAAAGGTAGTGCCGATCAGGTAGCTGTGAAAGCACTTGACGACAAGACTCTGCAGGTCACATTAAAAGCTCCTACACCACAATTTCTAGGCCTTACTTCATTTGTAACATATCTACCATTAGAAAAATCGGTATATGAAAAATATGGTGATAAAGTTGGTACAGATCCAGATAAATTAGTGTACAGCGGTCCGTTCGTCATTAGCCAATGGAATCATGAGCAGAGCATAATTTTAAAGAAGAACAAAGATTATTGGGACAGCAGTAGTGTAAAATTGCAGACTGTTAATTTTTCAATGATAAAAGACAATAATACTTTAGTTCAAAACTACGATAACAATACGCTTGATTCCATATTTGTGCCAGGTGATTATATTGATAAATATAAAAATTCAAATGAGTATAGCGACAAGGCATTAGCAACTAACTGGTACGTGCAGTTTAATACGAAGAGTCCTGTGTTCAAAAATGCAGATATTAGAAAGGCCTTTACCCTTGCTATTGACAGGAAAGCATTTGTTGAGCAGGTAACGAAAGACGGTTCTATACCTGCAGAAGCGGTGGTTCCACCAGGTGTTCCGGGGTATAATGGAGATTTTAGAAAAGAAGCAGGTGAGACGTATTTTAAAGACAATGATGTTGCACAAGCTAAGGAATTGCTGAAAAAAGGGATGGCGGAACTGGGCTTAAGCAAACTTCCTACTATCACATTGCTTGGCGATGATACAGATAACGCGAAAAAGTATGATCAAGCACTTCAGCAGATGTGGAAACAAAATCTTGGAGTAAATGTACAGATTCAAAATGTAGCATTTAAAGTAAGGATAGATATGATGAACAAAGGAAATTATGACATGGTGTTTGCAGGATGGGGTGCTGACTACAACGATCCATTGACATTCTTGGACATGTGGGAAACAAACAATGGCAATAATACGGCATTTTACAGCAATCCTGAATACGACAAGCTTATTGATGAAGCAAAGGTTAATGGAGATTTAAAATCAAGAAATGATCAGCTTATACAGGCTGAGAAGATTTTGATGAATGACATGCCGATAGGACCTGTGTATTTCCGAGCAAGAGCTTTTGTTGTAAAACCTTATGTAAAGGATCTGTATTTTCCAACATTTGGATCTGACTGGGAATTTAAGTGGGCATATATCCAAAATAATTAG
- a CDS encoding ABC transporter ATP-binding protein: MGDREVLLDVQNLEYSFDTYAGEVKAVRDVSFQVMKGESLAIVGESGCGKSVTMQAVMRLNPEPPGRFKAGKIIFDGREISKFSERQMQSIRGSEIGMIFQDPMTSLNPTMTIGKQIAEVILKHQKVSKAEAMKRAKEMLDVVGIPNADRRINQYPHEFSGGMRQRAMIAIALACRPKLLIADEPTTALDVTIQAQILDLMKDLQREFNTSIIMITHDLGVVADIAERIIVMYAGKIIETGTSDEIFKHPQHPYTWGLLKSVPRLDAQNKEKLVPIVGTPPDLFAPPVGCPFAARCNYAMKICYEAQPEYTNETDSHKVACWLKHPYAPKVKNPFEKEAYTSEG; encoded by the coding sequence TTGGGAGATAGAGAAGTATTGCTAGATGTACAAAATTTGGAGTATTCATTCGACACCTATGCAGGCGAAGTAAAAGCAGTTAGAGACGTTAGTTTCCAAGTAATGAAGGGTGAATCACTGGCAATTGTTGGTGAGTCTGGCTGTGGAAAATCTGTTACAATGCAAGCTGTGATGAGATTAAACCCAGAACCACCTGGCAGATTTAAAGCTGGCAAAATCATATTTGATGGTAGAGAGATTTCTAAGTTTAGTGAAAGACAGATGCAATCAATAAGAGGCTCAGAAATTGGTATGATATTTCAAGACCCTATGACGTCATTGAATCCTACGATGACGATAGGAAAACAGATTGCGGAAGTAATATTGAAGCATCAAAAGGTTTCTAAAGCTGAGGCGATGAAAAGGGCAAAAGAAATGCTTGATGTCGTTGGCATTCCTAATGCTGATAGAAGGATAAATCAATATCCACATGAATTTTCTGGTGGCATGAGGCAGAGGGCAATGATTGCTATTGCTTTGGCATGTAGGCCAAAGCTTCTCATTGCTGATGAGCCAACAACTGCACTTGATGTTACAATACAAGCACAAATACTTGATTTAATGAAAGATTTGCAGAGAGAGTTTAATACATCTATTATTATGATAACTCACGATTTAGGTGTTGTTGCCGATATAGCTGAGAGAATTATAGTCATGTATGCTGGCAAAATTATAGAGACAGGTACATCTGATGAGATATTTAAGCATCCACAGCATCCTTACACATGGGGACTTTTAAAATCTGTTCCAAGGCTTGATGCCCAGAACAAAGAAAAACTTGTTCCTATTGTTGGTACGCCTCCTGATTTATTTGCACCTCCAGTAGGGTGTCCATTTGCTGCTAGATGCAATTATGCAATGAAAATTTGTTACGAAGCTCAACCAGAGTATACAAATGAAACTGATTCACATAAGGTTGCCTGTTGGTTGAAGCATCCATATGCGCCAAAGGTGAAGAATCCTTTTGAAAAGGAGGCGTATACAAGTGAAGGATAA
- a CDS encoding ABC transporter permease, protein MLNYSLKRFVYMLITLWVIVTLTFFLMHMIPGDPFTSEKKVPEQIRQNMLAKYHLDKPLIVQYGYYLNNLVHGDLGISLKYLNRTVDDIIKQSAPASFQLGIQSIILGVIFGLLFGIIAALKRGGGWDYFSMFLAIIGISVPNFIIATLLQLLLASKLRWLPVSGWGSFKYTILPSIALSFSTLSIISRMMRTSMLDVIGQDYIKTAKAKGLSQLQIIWKHMVRNAIMPVVTVLGPLIAGIVTGTFVIEQIFSIPGLGKFFVQSIYDEDYSMILGTTIFYSVILVVMMFLVDIAYGLIDPRVRLAKGGK, encoded by the coding sequence TTGCTTAATTACTCATTAAAAAGATTTGTTTACATGTTGATTACCCTCTGGGTAATTGTAACATTGACATTTTTCTTAATGCACATGATACCAGGCGATCCTTTTACAAGCGAGAAAAAAGTACCAGAGCAAATCAGACAAAACATGCTGGCAAAATATCACCTTGATAAGCCTTTAATTGTACAGTATGGGTATTATCTTAATAATCTAGTACATGGTGATTTAGGAATATCGCTGAAATACTTAAACAGGACAGTTGATGATATAATCAAACAATCTGCACCAGCATCGTTTCAACTTGGTATACAATCTATAATTTTGGGTGTTATTTTCGGCTTGCTTTTTGGTATTATTGCAGCATTAAAGCGAGGAGGCGGCTGGGATTATTTTTCTATGTTTCTCGCTATAATAGGTATCTCTGTTCCAAACTTCATTATAGCGACGCTTTTGCAGCTTTTATTAGCGTCAAAGCTAAGATGGCTACCAGTATCTGGATGGGGTTCATTTAAATATACTATATTGCCGTCTATTGCATTGTCGTTTTCTACATTATCAATCATATCCCGTATGATGAGAACAAGCATGCTGGACGTAATTGGGCAAGATTATATAAAAACAGCGAAGGCAAAAGGGCTTTCTCAGCTTCAGATTATATGGAAACACATGGTTAGAAATGCAATTATGCCAGTTGTGACAGTATTAGGTCCATTGATTGCTGGTATCGTTACTGGAACGTTTGTAATTGAGCAAATTTTCAGCATACCAGGACTTGGAAAGTTCTTTGTTCAGAGTATATACGATGAAGATTATTCTATGATCTTAGGCACAACAATTTTTTACAGTGTAATTTTAGTAGTAATGATGTTTTTAGTTGACATTGCATATGGACTTATTGATCCTAGAGTAAGGCTGGCAAAAGGAGGAAAGTAA